One part of the Phacochoerus africanus isolate WHEZ1 chromosome 7, ROS_Pafr_v1, whole genome shotgun sequence genome encodes these proteins:
- the TSPAN9 gene encoding tetraspanin-9 isoform X2 — MARGCLCCLKYMMFLFNLIFWLCGCGLLGVGIWLSVSQGNFATFSPSFPSLSAANLVIAIGTIVMVTGFLGCLGAIKENRCLLLSFFIVLLIILLAELILIILFFVYMDKVNENARKDLKEGLLLYNSENNVGLKNAWNIIQAEMHCCGVTDYTDWYPVLGENTVPDRCCMENSQGCGRNSTTPLWKTGCYEKVKMWFDDNKHVLGTVGMCILIMQILGMAFSMTLFQHIHRTGKKYDA; from the exons ctctgtggctgtgggctgcTTGGAGTGGGCATTTGGCTCTCCGTGTCCCAAGGCAACTTTGCCACCTTCTCCCCCAGCTTCCCCTCGCTGTCTGCAGCCAACCTTGTCATCGCCATAGGCACCATCGTCATGGTGACGGGCTTCCTGGGCTGTCTGGGGGCCATCAAGGAGAACAGGTGCCTCCTCCTCAGT TTTTTCATCGTCCTGTTGATCATCCTCCTGGCGGAGCTGATCTTAATTATCCTCTTCTTTGTCTACATGGACAAG GTGAACGAGAATGCCAGGAAGGACCTCAAGGAAGGTCTGCTGCTGTACAACTCGGAGAACAACGTGGGGCTTAAGAACGCCTGGAACATCATCCAGGCTGAG ATGCACTGCTGTGGTGTTACCGACTATACAGACTGGTACCCCGTGCTGGGGGAGAACACGGTTCCTGACCGCTGTTGCATGGAGAACTCCCAGGGCTGCGGCCGCAACAGCACCACCCCGCTTTGGAAGACG GGCTGCTACGAAAAGGTGAAGATGTGGTTTGATGACAATAAGCACGTGCTTGGCACGGTGGGCATGTGCATCCTGATCATGCAG ATCCTGGGCATGGCCTTCTCCATGACCCTCTTCCAGCACATCCACCGGACTGGGAAAAAGTATGACGCCTGA